In a single window of the Nicotiana tomentosiformis chromosome 10, ASM39032v3, whole genome shotgun sequence genome:
- the LOC108943582 gene encoding uncharacterized protein, translating to MSSLNPANSFANFDKKRIMTLAKHYPDEFGELKLRDLSRQLDTFIWHMQHGDPRFSDLKGIGDLAKALVEANLVEIYSLLYLLVKLNLILHVTTVTVERAFSSMKYIKDELRSIISDAFLNDCLVCYFEKEVFINISNDAIIDRFQNMKARQVQL from the coding sequence ATGTCTAGTTTGAATCCGGCTAACTCATTTGCTAATTTTGATAAGAAAAGAATAATGACATTGGCCAAGCATTATCCCGATGAGTTTGGTGAATTAAAGCTTCGAGATCTTAGTCGCCAACTTGACACTTTCATATGGCACATGCAACATGGTGACCCTAGGTTCTCTGATTTGAAAGGAATTGGTGATTTGGCAAAAGCATTGGTTGAGGCAAATCTTGTGGAGATTTATTCACTTCTTTATTTGCTTGTGAAGTTGAATTTAATTTTACATGTCACAACTGTAACGGTAGAAAGAGCATTCTCATCCATGAAGTACATCAAAGATGAATTGCGTAGTATTATTAGTGATGCATTTTTAAATGATTGTTTAGTTTGTTACTTTGAGAAGGaagtatttataaatataagcaaTGATGCTATTATTGAccgttttcaaaatatgaaagcgCGCCAAGTTCAACTATGA